One genomic region from Jilunia laotingensis encodes:
- a CDS encoding PorT family protein, with the protein MKKLLLFSIMLSFMFGIKAQNGVQKQVTVLNHNQMINVPGSQEGYYVTNDHKIVRGIWILDLSEGEKAGIVIIPEQPNHEAKTFHPGDIIEYGFVNGERYISANLEMNQSPRSVFLEQILEDDSISIYLYGGIRKHEYYFMQKGHGAILPMKDGGKEYRNYLRSKAADCPALSYLDNNPMKLSRYEIVRIYRAYTECNVSLYQRTRWGVHGRVGLSHLNEGLDRSFNSGISCAVGMFAQINLDGCFSFCPELNFLYAFNEGHELYDKMKYESSDYTQFALEVPLLFRYTNYKSVKKWIPYGELGPSCMLSFNNGSKDNSGSTVDKNRSRRNRFLYGAAIGAGAECRLNGSHSLTIGARCSFAAGVKTVRKEQLLTYSLVVSANF; encoded by the coding sequence ATGAAAAAGCTACTACTATTCTCAATCATGTTGAGTTTTATGTTTGGCATAAAGGCTCAAAATGGAGTACAGAAACAGGTAACTGTGCTAAATCACAATCAGATGATCAATGTTCCTGGAAGTCAGGAAGGATACTATGTGACGAATGACCATAAAATTGTAAGGGGCATTTGGATATTGGATTTGAGCGAAGGAGAAAAGGCCGGAATTGTTATTATTCCTGAACAACCGAACCATGAGGCTAAGACATTTCATCCGGGTGATATTATAGAATATGGTTTTGTCAACGGGGAACGTTATATCAGTGCAAATCTGGAGATGAACCAATCTCCTCGCAGTGTGTTTCTCGAGCAAATATTAGAGGATGACAGTATTAGTATTTATCTGTACGGAGGGATTAGAAAACACGAATATTACTTCATGCAAAAAGGGCATGGAGCTATTCTTCCTATGAAGGATGGAGGAAAAGAGTATAGAAACTATTTACGTTCGAAAGCTGCCGATTGTCCTGCATTGAGCTATTTGGATAATAATCCCATGAAATTAAGTCGATATGAGATTGTCCGTATTTATCGGGCTTATACTGAATGCAATGTAAGTCTCTATCAAAGAACTCGGTGGGGAGTGCATGGAAGAGTGGGGCTGTCTCATTTGAACGAAGGGCTTGACAGATCATTTAATTCAGGCATAAGTTGTGCAGTAGGAATGTTTGCACAAATTAACCTGGATGGATGCTTTAGTTTTTGCCCGGAATTGAATTTTCTTTATGCTTTTAATGAAGGACACGAGCTATACGATAAAATGAAATATGAATCTTCCGATTATACTCAGTTCGCTTTGGAAGTTCCACTCTTATTCCGTTATACGAATTATAAATCAGTAAAAAAATGGATACCCTATGGAGAACTTGGGCCTTCGTGTATGTTGAGTTTTAATAATGGAAGTAAAGATAATTCCGGTTCGACAGTTGATAAGAATCGTTCCAGACGAAATCGATTTCTATATGGAGCAGCTATAGGAGCCGGTGCGGAATGTAGGTTAAATGGTTCGCACTCTTTGACCATAGGAGCCCGTTGTAGTTTTGCGGCAGGTGTTAAAACGGTCAGGAAAGAACAATTGTTAACGTATTCTTTAGTCGTATCTGCCAACTTTTAG
- a CDS encoding AAA family ATPase, translating into MVVDTDNKEFQDALNLIQYTRQSVFLTGKAGTGKSTFLRYICSNIKKKHVVLAPTGIAAINAGGSTMHSFFKLPFYPILPDDPNLSLQRGRIHEFFKYTKPHRKLLEQIELVIIDEISMVRADIIDAVDRILRVYSRNLREPFGGKQILLVGDVFQLEPVVKGDERDILNRFYPTPYFFSARVFNEIDLVSIELQKVYRQKDPVFVSVLDHIRNNTAGAADLQLLNTRYGTEIEQNEQDMYITLATRRDNVDYINDKKLAELPGDPVTFEGEIEGDFPESSLPTSKILVLKPGAQIIFIKNDYDRRWVNGTIGTVAGIDEEDGTIYILTDDGRECDVKPDSWRNIRYRYNEEKKEIEEEVLGTFTQYPIRLAWAITVHKSQGLTFSRVVIDFTGGVFAGGQAYVALSRCTSLGGIQLKKPINRADIFVRQEIVNFAQRFNNRSAIDRALKQAQADVQYVAACRAFDRGDMEECLEQFYRAIHSRYDIEKPIPRRLIRRKLGIINTLREQNKLLKEQMKAQQEYLRKYAKEYLLMGNECITQAHDIRAALANYDKALELYPDYTDAWIRKGITLLNDKKWFDAENCFNTAVRISPADFKAVYNRGKLRLKTNNIEGAIADLDKATSLKPDHPAAHELFGDALMKTGKEAEAAIQWKIAEELRKKR; encoded by the coding sequence ATGGTTGTAGACACCGATAATAAAGAATTTCAGGATGCGTTAAACCTCATCCAATACACTCGCCAATCCGTCTTCCTGACCGGTAAGGCCGGAACGGGAAAATCCACATTTCTGCGTTATATTTGCTCGAATATCAAAAAGAAGCATGTCGTACTGGCTCCAACGGGTATCGCTGCTATCAATGCGGGAGGCAGTACAATGCACAGCTTCTTCAAACTTCCATTTTATCCCATCTTACCGGACGATCCCAATCTAAGCCTACAACGTGGACGAATCCATGAATTCTTTAAATACACAAAACCGCACCGGAAATTACTGGAACAAATTGAATTGGTCATAATCGACGAGATCTCGATGGTACGCGCAGACATTATCGATGCGGTAGACCGCATACTTCGCGTCTATTCACGCAACCTCCGCGAACCCTTTGGCGGAAAGCAGATTTTGTTGGTAGGAGACGTATTCCAGTTAGAGCCTGTGGTCAAAGGTGACGAACGTGATATTTTAAACCGTTTCTACCCCACTCCTTATTTCTTCTCAGCCCGGGTATTCAATGAGATCGATTTGGTCTCTATCGAACTACAAAAAGTGTACCGTCAGAAAGATCCTGTTTTTGTCAGCGTACTCGACCATATCCGCAACAATACAGCAGGAGCAGCAGACTTACAACTTTTAAATACCCGTTACGGCACAGAAATCGAACAGAATGAGCAAGACATGTATATCACATTGGCTACCCGGAGGGACAATGTTGATTACATCAATGATAAGAAATTAGCCGAATTGCCAGGTGATCCGGTCACTTTCGAAGGAGAAATCGAGGGAGATTTTCCGGAAAGCAGTCTTCCCACCTCCAAAATACTGGTCTTAAAACCCGGTGCGCAAATCATTTTTATCAAAAATGATTATGACCGCCGATGGGTCAACGGAACCATTGGGACAGTCGCAGGTATCGATGAGGAAGACGGCACTATTTATATCCTGACAGACGATGGAAGAGAATGCGATGTGAAGCCGGATTCCTGGCGCAACATACGCTACCGCTATAATGAAGAGAAGAAAGAAATCGAAGAGGAAGTTCTCGGAACCTTCACCCAATACCCTATACGGCTGGCATGGGCGATTACCGTCCATAAAAGCCAGGGCCTTACTTTCAGCCGTGTAGTTATCGACTTTACCGGAGGCGTATTCGCCGGTGGACAAGCTTATGTCGCATTAAGCAGGTGTACATCCCTGGGTGGAATTCAATTGAAGAAACCCATCAACAGGGCTGACATATTTGTACGTCAGGAAATTGTAAACTTTGCCCAGCGTTTCAACAACCGGTCGGCAATAGACCGGGCATTAAAGCAGGCACAAGCGGATGTACAATATGTTGCCGCTTGCCGTGCCTTTGACCGGGGGGACATGGAAGAGTGTCTGGAACAATTTTACCGTGCCATCCATTCCCGTTATGACATTGAAAAGCCAATCCCCAGAAGGTTGATACGAAGAAAATTGGGAATTATCAACACCTTGCGTGAGCAAAACAAACTGTTGAAAGAACAAATGAAAGCCCAACAAGAGTATCTGAGAAAATATGCCAAAGAATACTTATTGATGGGTAACGAATGTATCACGCAAGCTCACGACATCCGTGCCGCCCTCGCCAATTACGACAAAGCACTGGAGCTTTATCCCGATTACACCGATGCCTGGATTCGTAAAGGCATCACATTACTTAATGACAAAAAATGGTTTGATGCAGAGAACTGCTTTAATACAGCCGTCCGAATCAGTCCAGCGGACTTCAAAGCCGTGTACAATCGTGGTAAGCTTCGTCTCAAAACCAATAATATAGAAGGAGCCATAGCCGATCTCGACAAAGCCACCTCTCTGAAACCGGATCATCCTGCTGCACATGAACTCTTTGGTGATGCATTGATGAAAACAGGAAAAGAAGCGGAAGCTGCCATCCAATGGAAAATTGCAGAAGAATTAAGAAAAAAGCGTTGA
- a CDS encoding MalY/PatB family protein: MKYNFDEIIDRRGTESVKWDAVNERWGRSDLLPMWVADMDFRTPPFVLNALKKRLEHEVLGYTFACDAWYTSIIEWLKQRHDWNVSREMLTFMPGIVRGLAFAIQCFTEKGDKVMVMPPVYHPFFLVTEKNKRKVVYSPLMLRDSQFYIDFERFRRDVQGCKLLILSNPHNPGGRVWTSEELKQIAEICKENGTLVISDEIHADLTLPSHRHNTFACVSETARMNSLVFMSPSKAFNMPGLASSYCIVENPEIRCQFQEYMEASEFNEGHLFAYLSVAAAYSNGTEWLDQALSYIQDNIDFTDRYLREHMPAISMIRPQASYLIFLDCRKLGLNQEELVSLFVEGAHLALNDGTIFGKEGEGFMRLNVACPRSVLEKALKQLEQAL; this comes from the coding sequence ATGAAGTATAATTTTGATGAAATAATAGATCGTCGCGGTACCGAATCCGTGAAATGGGATGCAGTCAATGAACGTTGGGGACGGAGTGATTTACTGCCAATGTGGGTAGCTGATATGGATTTCCGTACTCCACCGTTTGTTTTAAATGCTTTAAAGAAGCGATTGGAACATGAAGTCTTAGGATATACTTTTGCTTGCGATGCATGGTATACATCGATTATCGAGTGGTTGAAACAGCGTCACGACTGGAATGTTTCTCGTGAGATGTTAACTTTCATGCCGGGCATTGTACGAGGTTTGGCTTTTGCCATACAATGTTTCACGGAAAAAGGTGATAAGGTGATGGTGATGCCACCGGTTTATCATCCTTTCTTTCTGGTAACGGAGAAAAACAAGAGAAAAGTGGTATATAGCCCGCTTATGCTTCGTGACAGTCAGTTTTATATTGATTTTGAACGTTTTCGTAGGGATGTGCAGGGGTGTAAACTTCTTATTTTGAGTAACCCCCATAATCCCGGTGGCCGTGTCTGGACATCGGAAGAACTAAAGCAGATAGCAGAAATTTGCAAGGAAAACGGGACTTTGGTTATCTCGGATGAAATTCATGCTGATTTGACTTTACCTTCACATCGACACAATACTTTTGCCTGTGTTTCTGAAACCGCCCGAATGAATTCACTTGTGTTTATGTCTCCCAGTAAGGCATTCAATATGCCGGGATTGGCAAGCTCCTACTGTATTGTTGAAAACCCCGAAATTCGCTGTCAGTTTCAAGAGTATATGGAGGCAAGCGAATTCAACGAAGGTCATTTGTTCGCTTATCTCAGTGTCGCGGCCGCTTATAGTAATGGTACCGAATGGCTTGATCAGGCGCTTTCGTACATTCAGGATAATATTGATTTCACGGATCGATATCTTCGTGAGCATATGCCTGCCATTTCCATGATCCGTCCTCAAGCTTCTTATTTGATTTTCCTTGATTGCAGAAAGCTCGGATTGAATCAGGAAGAATTGGTGTCTCTCTTCGTTGAAGGTGCCCATCTGGCATTAAATGACGGAACTATTTTTGGAAAAGAAGGGGAGGGTTTTATGCGCCTCAATGTAGCTTGTCCGCGAAGTGTACTTGAAAAGGCATTGAAACAGTTGGAACAAGCACTTTGA
- a CDS encoding aminotransferase class I/II-fold pyridoxal phosphate-dependent enzyme, with protein MDKTGFETQLLHTPFEKEDAYHSLSMPVYNTAAYEFDTAEAMEEAFCGRTTGHAYSRITNPTVQYFEKRIQAVTGALSVTALNSGMAAISNVFFALAKAGTNIVTSAHLFGNTYSFLKSTLGAFGVEVRFCDLTKPAAVREQIDENTCAVFLEIITNPQLEVADLKTLSDIAHRHGVPLIADTTVVPFHVFHASEFGVDIEVISSTKYISGGATSLGGVILDYGKFDWTHSKKLHQLAEQVGMSAFTAKLRKEIHRNLGAYMTPQVAYMQTLGLETMEIRYSRQAVSCNRLAQELQLLPQVESVNYTALETNPFYQISTSQFGSYPGAMLTFDLPSREVCFRFMNQLKLVRRATNLFDNKTLAIHPASTIYGTFTEEQRQRMDISQKTIRLSVGLEDVNDLLEDICESLKSIAPL; from the coding sequence ATGGATAAAACCGGTTTTGAAACTCAGCTTCTTCATACTCCGTTTGAGAAAGAGGATGCTTATCATTCACTCTCTATGCCTGTGTATAATACGGCAGCGTATGAGTTTGATACAGCGGAAGCTATGGAAGAAGCTTTCTGTGGTCGGACTACCGGTCATGCTTATTCTCGAATTACTAATCCTACGGTTCAGTATTTCGAAAAACGTATTCAGGCAGTTACAGGTGCCTTGAGTGTCACAGCTTTAAATTCAGGTATGGCAGCGATTAGCAATGTTTTCTTTGCTTTGGCAAAAGCAGGTACCAATATTGTTACTTCAGCGCATCTCTTCGGCAATACATATTCATTTCTCAAAAGCACATTGGGAGCTTTTGGAGTAGAGGTACGTTTCTGTGATTTAACGAAACCGGCAGCTGTCCGTGAGCAGATAGATGAAAATACCTGTGCTGTTTTTCTTGAAATAATCACCAATCCACAACTCGAAGTAGCCGATTTAAAGACTCTTTCCGACATAGCTCATAGACATGGTGTCCCTTTGATTGCGGACACTACTGTCGTGCCTTTTCATGTTTTTCATGCTTCTGAATTTGGAGTGGACATTGAAGTGATCTCTAGTACAAAATATATTTCCGGTGGAGCTACAAGTTTGGGAGGAGTCATTTTGGATTATGGAAAATTCGATTGGACTCACTCTAAGAAATTACATCAATTGGCAGAACAAGTCGGAATGTCGGCTTTCACAGCTAAATTGAGGAAAGAGATACACCGGAATCTGGGTGCTTATATGACTCCGCAGGTGGCTTATATGCAGACACTCGGATTGGAAACAATGGAGATACGCTATTCGCGGCAGGCGGTTAGTTGTAATCGTTTGGCCCAAGAGTTGCAATTATTGCCTCAGGTGGAATCAGTTAACTACACAGCTTTGGAAACCAATCCTTTTTATCAGATCAGTACTTCTCAGTTTGGCTCTTATCCCGGGGCCATGCTTACATTTGATTTACCGTCCCGGGAGGTTTGTTTCCGTTTCATGAATCAGCTCAAGCTGGTTCGTCGTGCAACGAATCTGTTTGATAATAAAACATTGGCTATTCATCCTGCCAGTACGATCTATGGTACATTTACGGAGGAGCAACGGCAGCGTATGGATATTAGTCAGAAGACGATCCGGCTTTCTGTTGGGCTTGAAGATGTAAATGATTTATTGGAAGATATATGTGAGTCATTAAAGAGCATCGCTCCATTATAA
- a CDS encoding Cof-type HAD-IIB family hydrolase, which produces MIKALFFDIDGTLVSFETHAIPASTIEALEDVHKKGIKIFIATGRPKAIINNLSVLQTRGLIDGYITMNGAYCFVGNNVIYKSAIPKEEVQALAEICQQNDYPCIFVGEHTISVCQPNQLVREIFYDFLHVNEIPVKSFEEATQGEIFQITPFFTTEEEKKILPHIPNCELGRWYPAFTDITAKGNTKQKGIDEMIEPFGFQLSETMAFGDGGNDISMLRHAAIGVAMGNAKEDVKEAADYVTTSVDEDGIKKALQHFGVID; this is translated from the coding sequence ATGATAAAAGCTCTTTTTTTCGATATCGATGGCACCTTGGTCAGCTTTGAGACACATGCCATCCCGGCATCAACCATTGAAGCTTTAGAGGATGTACACAAAAAGGGAATAAAAATATTTATTGCGACCGGACGTCCTAAAGCAATTATCAACAACCTATCTGTTCTTCAGACTCGCGGATTGATTGATGGATATATCACCATGAACGGTGCATACTGCTTTGTAGGCAATAACGTCATTTACAAAAGTGCCATCCCCAAAGAAGAAGTACAAGCATTGGCAGAGATATGCCAACAAAACGATTATCCCTGCATTTTTGTAGGAGAACATACGATATCAGTTTGTCAACCTAACCAACTGGTACGGGAGATATTTTATGATTTCCTACATGTTAATGAGATTCCGGTAAAGAGTTTTGAGGAGGCAACTCAAGGAGAAATCTTTCAGATCACTCCTTTCTTCACTACCGAAGAAGAAAAGAAGATTCTGCCACATATCCCCAATTGTGAATTGGGACGTTGGTATCCGGCATTTACAGACATTACGGCCAAAGGAAACACGAAACAAAAAGGTATCGATGAAATGATCGAACCTTTTGGCTTCCAACTGAGCGAAACAATGGCTTTCGGTGACGGAGGAAATGACATCAGTATGCTCCGACATGCAGCCATCGGTGTAGCCATGGGAAATGCAAAAGAGGATGTAAAAGAAGCTGCCGATTATGTGACGACCTCGGTAGATGAAGATGGTATAAAAAAGGCTTTGCAACATTTCGGAGTAATTGATTAA